Proteins from one Streptosporangiales bacterium genomic window:
- a CDS encoding GatB/YqeY domain-containing protein encodes MASLKEQLQQDLTAAIKARDEVSRSTIRMALTAVNTEEVAGAASRSLTDDEVLAVLAAEAKRRRESADVYTQNGRVELAERELVELEVLERYLPKQLGDDELGAVIDEVIAETGADSPKQMGAVMKAVLAKVGNQADGKRVSALVKAKLTG; translated from the coding sequence ATGGCATCGCTGAAAGAGCAGCTGCAGCAGGATCTGACCGCCGCGATCAAGGCACGTGACGAGGTGAGCCGCAGCACCATCAGGATGGCGCTGACCGCCGTGAACACCGAGGAGGTCGCGGGCGCGGCGTCCCGGTCGCTGACCGACGACGAGGTGCTGGCGGTCCTGGCCGCGGAAGCGAAGCGGCGCCGGGAGAGCGCCGACGTCTACACGCAGAACGGTCGTGTGGAGCTCGCCGAGCGGGAGCTCGTCGAGCTGGAGGTGCTCGAGCGGTACCTGCCGAAGCAGCTGGGCGACGACGAGCTGGGCGCGGTCATCGACGAGGTGATCGCCGAGACCGGCGCGGACAGCCCCAAGCAGATGGGCGCGGTGATGAAGGCCGTGCTCGCGAAGGTGGGCAACCAGGCGGACGGCAAGCGGGTGTCGGCGCTGGTGAAGGCCAAGCTCACCGGCTGA
- a CDS encoding metallophosphoesterase translates to MRSSIARTIPLAVLGVGAATVAYATVIERNAFRLRHLEMPVLAPGTHPLKVLHISDAHLTPNQLRKIAWLHDLAELKPDLVINTGDSISHPEALPAFRYAIDPLLDLPGAFVFGSNDRYAPKLKNPLRYLLPTDREQVEPVRQPTLPWRELGEAMTARGWLDLNNRRGTLHIGEHTLQLAGVDDSHIGLDRYDDVAGAVDDTATAHLGVLHSPEPAVLDRFATDGYQALFAGHTHGGQVCVPGYGALVSNCGLEPARAKGLSRHHSAWLHVSAGLGTSPYAPFRFACPPEASLVTLTPRH, encoded by the coding sequence ATGCGTTCCTCCATCGCCCGTACGATCCCGCTGGCCGTACTCGGCGTCGGCGCCGCCACGGTGGCGTACGCCACCGTCATCGAACGCAACGCGTTCCGGCTGCGCCACCTCGAGATGCCGGTCCTCGCACCCGGGACCCACCCGCTGAAGGTGCTGCACATCTCCGACGCCCACCTCACGCCGAACCAGCTGCGCAAGATCGCGTGGCTGCACGACCTGGCCGAGCTGAAACCGGACCTGGTCATCAACACCGGCGACTCGATCTCGCACCCGGAGGCGCTGCCGGCGTTCCGCTACGCCATCGACCCGCTGCTCGACCTGCCGGGCGCGTTCGTCTTCGGCTCCAACGACCGGTACGCCCCGAAGCTGAAGAACCCGCTGCGGTATCTGCTGCCCACCGACCGGGAGCAGGTCGAACCGGTACGCCAGCCCACCCTGCCGTGGCGGGAGCTCGGCGAGGCCATGACGGCCCGCGGCTGGCTCGACCTGAACAACCGGCGCGGCACGCTCCACATCGGCGAGCACACGCTGCAGCTGGCCGGCGTGGACGACTCGCACATCGGCCTGGACCGGTACGACGACGTCGCCGGCGCCGTCGACGACACCGCGACCGCGCACCTCGGCGTGCTCCACTCGCCCGAGCCCGCGGTCCTCGACCGGTTCGCCACCGACGGCTACCAGGCGCTGTTCGCCGGCCACACGCACGGCGGGCAGGTCTGTGTGCCCGGCTACGGGGCGCTGGTCAGCAACTGTGGCCTCGAGCCCGCCCGCGCCAAGGGTCTGTCCAGGCACCACAGTGCCTGGCTGCACGTCTCGGCCGGGCTCGGCACGTCGCCGTACGCGCCGTTCCGGTTCGCCTGCCCGCCGGAGGCGAGCCTCGTCACCCTCACCCCGCGGCACTAG